From Staphylococcus delphini, one genomic window encodes:
- the ftsL gene encoding cell division protein FtsL has product MAVERIYDTYQPQVEPQRKQSTQKQSIKKQVVVKLTRFEKMLYITLVTIIAVISIYMLSLKMDAYDTRGKIADLDQKIERQTSQNSALKSETMENSSYKRIYKKAEDQGMSLKNDNVKVVRKDGETKN; this is encoded by the coding sequence ATGGCTGTAGAAAGAATATATGATACCTATCAACCGCAAGTCGAACCACAGAGAAAACAATCGACGCAAAAGCAAAGCATCAAAAAGCAAGTTGTCGTCAAATTAACACGGTTTGAAAAGATGTTATACATAACACTAGTTACGATTATTGCTGTCATCAGTATCTATATGCTATCTTTAAAAATGGATGCGTATGATACGAGAGGGAAAATTGCAGATTTAGATCAAAAAATCGAAAGGCAAACAAGCCAAAATAGCGCATTAAAGTCTGAAACAATGGAAAATTCATCGTACAAACGCATTTATAAAAAGGCTGAAGATCAAGGGATGAGCTTGAAGAACGACAATGTAAAGGTAGTGCGTAAAGATGGCGAAACGAAAAATTAA
- the mraY gene encoding phospho-N-acetylmuramoyl-pentapeptide-transferase, with product MGLISAIIAFVITAVLVPILIPTLKRMKFGQSIREEGPQSHMKKTGTPTMGGLTFLIGAIVTTIIASIFVEPASPLLLLLFVTIGFGLIGFIDDYIIVVKKNNQGLTSKQKFLAQIAIAVIFFIVAKGFNAFDFSTDIHIPFTDVSIPLSFAYVIFIVFWQVGFSNAVNLTDGLDGLATGLSIIGFTMYAIMSFALEQPAIGVFCIIMVAALAGFLPYNINPAKVFMGDTGSLALGGIFATISIMLNQEISLLFIGLVFVLETLSVMIQVTSFKLTGKRVFKMSPLHHHFELVGWSEWKVVTVFWSVGLMTGLIGLWMGVN from the coding sequence ATGGGATTGATTAGCGCAATTATCGCATTTGTTATTACAGCAGTTTTAGTACCAATTTTGATTCCGACATTAAAAAGGATGAAATTTGGTCAGAGCATTCGTGAAGAAGGTCCACAAAGTCATATGAAAAAAACAGGTACACCAACGATGGGTGGATTAACATTTTTAATTGGTGCAATTGTTACAACGATAATCGCAAGTATTTTTGTAGAACCAGCAAGTCCATTGCTGTTACTGCTCTTTGTCACAATTGGTTTTGGTTTAATTGGCTTTATTGATGACTATATTATTGTAGTGAAGAAAAATAACCAAGGGCTCACAAGTAAGCAGAAATTTTTAGCACAAATTGCCATCGCAGTCATTTTCTTTATTGTCGCTAAAGGTTTCAACGCATTTGATTTTTCTACAGATATTCACATTCCGTTTACAGATGTGAGTATCCCGTTATCATTTGCTTATGTAATTTTTATCGTGTTCTGGCAAGTTGGTTTTTCTAATGCCGTGAACTTAACAGACGGTCTTGATGGTTTAGCAACAGGATTATCTATTATTGGTTTTACGATGTATGCCATCATGAGTTTTGCACTTGAACAACCAGCAATTGGCGTATTTTGTATTATTATGGTCGCAGCTTTAGCCGGCTTTCTTCCATACAATATTAACCCAGCGAAAGTGTTCATGGGGGATACAGGAAGTTTAGCGCTTGGGGGTATTTTCGCGACAATTTCAATTATGTTAAACCAAGAAATATCATTGTTATTTATCGGTCTCGTTTTCGTACTAGAAACATTGTCAGTGATGATTCAAGTGACATCATTCAAATTAACAGGGAAACGTGTCTTCAAAATGAGTCCATTACATCACCATTTCGAATTAGTCGGTTGGAGTGAATGGAAAGTTGTAACTGTATTCTGGTCAGTAGGATTAATGACCGGTTTAATCGGTTTATGGATGGGAGTGAATTAA
- a CDS encoding N-acetyltransferase: MTKVEHLDINYKTEELFEDFRQNFGNKDLYMVNELHGEMIDASSESPFYGIYVGEKIGARMALYRKGEVEETFFPNFDDYLVVWKLEVLKKYQGKGYGSALVAYAKSFDLPIKAIARNESKNFFIKNGFKDLEAKNDDGHDILVWEPQQ, encoded by the coding sequence ATGACAAAAGTTGAACACCTTGACATTAACTACAAAACAGAGGAACTTTTTGAAGACTTTCGTCAAAATTTTGGCAACAAAGATTTATATATGGTGAATGAACTGCACGGCGAGATGATTGATGCCAGTTCTGAATCACCATTTTACGGTATTTATGTTGGGGAAAAAATTGGCGCACGTATGGCACTTTATCGAAAAGGTGAAGTAGAAGAAACATTTTTCCCGAACTTTGACGATTATCTCGTCGTTTGGAAACTTGAAGTACTTAAAAAATATCAAGGTAAAGGGTACGGTTCTGCATTAGTTGCATATGCAAAATCATTTGACCTTCCTATTAAAGCGATTGCGAGAAATGAATCTAAAAACTTCTTTATTAAAAATGGTTTTAAAGATTTAGAAGCCAAAAACGATGATGGTCACGATATCCTCGTTTGGGAACCGCAACAATAA
- a CDS encoding alpha-1/alpha-2 family phenol-soluble modulin, which produces MWADIILGIIKLIKGLIDTFKK; this is translated from the coding sequence ATGTGGGCAGATATCATTTTAGGCATTATTAAATTAATTAAAGGGTTAATCGATACATTCAAAAAATAA
- the rsmH gene encoding 16S rRNA (cytosine(1402)-N(4))-methyltransferase RsmH: MFHHISVLLKETVDQLNIKEDGVYVDCTLGGAGHSQYLLNQLSDEGRLIAIDQDMTAINHAKEQLQQDLHKVTFVHNNFRNLANILAELNIDKVDGILYDLGVSSPQLDVPERGFSYQHNAKLDMRMDQTQPLSAYEVVNTWSYEALVKIFFRYGEEKFSKQIARKIEARRQQQPIETTFDLVACIKEGIPAKARRKGGHPAKRVFQAIRIAVNDELAAFEDSLEQAIDHVKVNGRISVITFHSLEDRLCKQIFQEYEKGPDVPRGLPVLPEAYTPKLKRVNRKPIVADGTDLEDNHRARSAKLRVAEILK, encoded by the coding sequence GTGTTTCATCACATTAGCGTGTTATTAAAAGAAACTGTAGACCAACTGAATATTAAAGAAGATGGCGTCTATGTTGATTGCACGTTAGGTGGCGCGGGACATTCGCAATATCTTCTGAATCAATTATCGGATGAAGGTCGATTGATTGCGATTGATCAAGATATGACGGCAATCAATCATGCTAAAGAACAATTGCAACAAGATTTACATAAAGTCACCTTTGTACATAACAACTTTAGAAATTTAGCCAATATATTAGCTGAATTAAACATAGACAAAGTGGATGGCATTTTATATGACTTGGGTGTTTCGAGCCCGCAACTGGATGTACCAGAACGAGGGTTTAGTTACCAACATAATGCCAAGTTAGACATGAGAATGGATCAAACGCAACCTCTTTCCGCTTACGAAGTTGTCAATACGTGGTCTTATGAAGCACTCGTGAAGATCTTTTTTCGATATGGAGAAGAAAAATTTTCGAAACAAATCGCACGAAAAATTGAAGCAAGACGACAGCAACAACCGATTGAAACCACTTTTGATTTAGTAGCGTGTATTAAGGAAGGGATTCCAGCAAAGGCACGACGTAAAGGTGGCCATCCTGCGAAACGCGTATTTCAAGCGATTCGTATTGCAGTGAATGATGAACTTGCTGCATTTGAAGATTCATTAGAACAAGCGATTGACCATGTGAAAGTGAACGGACGTATTTCTGTCATCACGTTCCATTCATTAGAAGATCGTTTATGTAAGCAAATATTTCAAGAGTATGAAAAAGGGCCAGATGTCCCGAGAGGATTACCCGTACTTCCAGAAGCGTACACACCTAAATTGAAACGTGTGAACCGAAAACCAATCGTAGCGGATGGGACAGACTTAGAAGATAATCATCGTGCGAGAAGTGCAAAACTTCGAGTAGCCGAAATATTAAAATAG
- the mraZ gene encoding division/cell wall cluster transcriptional repressor MraZ has translation MFMGEYENKLDAKGRMIVPSKFRYDLNERFILTRGLDKCLFGYTLEEWQTIEEKMKSLPLTKRDARKFVRMFFSGAIEVEIDKQGRINIPAKLREYAHLDKECTVIGVSNRIEIWDRNTWNDFYDESEESFEEIAEDLIDFDF, from the coding sequence ATGTTCATGGGTGAATACGAAAATAAACTCGATGCTAAAGGCCGTATGATAGTACCATCAAAATTTCGTTATGACTTGAATGAACGTTTTATTCTCACAAGAGGCCTTGATAAATGTTTATTTGGTTACACGCTTGAAGAATGGCAAACGATTGAGGAGAAAATGAAATCCTTACCTTTAACTAAACGTGATGCACGTAAATTTGTGCGCATGTTCTTCTCAGGTGCTATCGAAGTGGAAATCGATAAACAAGGGAGAATTAACATCCCAGCGAAATTAAGAGAGTATGCACATCTTGACAAAGAATGTACGGTGATTGGTGTATCAAATCGAATTGAGATTTGGGATCGCAACACTTGGAATGATTTCTATGATGAATCTGAAGAGAGCTTTGAAGAGATTGCAGAAGACTTAATTGATTTTGATTTTTAA
- a CDS encoding YjjG family noncanonical pyrimidine nucleotidase, with translation MGYKVILFDFDDTLVDFHDAEVQAYGHLMRHYEVPSHLHDYHRFKEINQNHWEAFQRGEITKAEVLRHRFIATFETYGMTVNGQEADIVFRDGLARAPIKWLAGMMPMLEALHSQYALAIVTNGVTDTQERRIAQTDLHTVIDHIFISDKVGAQKPNVGFFEAVFEVFDQYDKKDFLIVGDSLTSDIQGGINAGIDTCWFNHRQLENKTAIQPTYTIEHITALKEILM, from the coding sequence ATGGGTTATAAAGTGATTTTATTCGATTTTGATGACACATTGGTAGATTTTCATGATGCTGAAGTGCAAGCATATGGGCATTTAATGCGTCATTATGAAGTGCCATCACATTTACATGATTATCATCGTTTTAAAGAGATTAATCAAAATCATTGGGAAGCATTTCAACGTGGAGAAATAACGAAAGCGGAAGTGTTGCGGCATCGTTTTATAGCAACTTTTGAGACGTATGGTATGACAGTGAATGGTCAAGAAGCGGATATCGTCTTTCGTGATGGGTTGGCACGCGCACCGATTAAATGGCTCGCTGGTATGATGCCAATGTTAGAAGCACTGCATTCACAGTATGCTTTGGCGATTGTGACAAACGGGGTAACGGATACACAAGAGCGACGTATTGCGCAAACGGATTTACATACAGTGATAGATCACATTTTTATTTCTGATAAAGTAGGGGCACAAAAACCGAATGTTGGATTTTTTGAAGCGGTCTTTGAAGTGTTTGATCAATATGATAAAAAGGATTTCTTAATTGTAGGGGATTCACTTACTTCTGATATTCAAGGTGGCATCAATGCAGGAATCGATACATGTTGGTTTAATCATCGACAACTTGAAAATAAGACGGCTATTCAACCGACGTATACGATTGAGCATATAACAGCGTTAAAAGAGATTTTAATGTAA
- the bshC gene encoding bacillithiol biosynthesis cysteine-adding enzyme BshC, whose translation MDCLNITVNESDQFINRLKQQDENILQFFDYDPVKEESYARRMQQPNNGREHEMAKVVRAYMADLNLSEAQQRALDALENGAKVVVGGQQAGLFTGPLYTFHKIISIIVKANELESTYETPVVPVFWIAGEDHDFDEVNHTYVMQQRTGTLKKVKYHTMTPPESNVSRYAPDKPALKQALTDYFAALPETPHSKALYQQIAHFIDQADNWTSLFKQIVHECFSQSGLLLIDAQFEPLRKLEVPLFKQIIQHHEQIDNAFRTQQHHTGAAGLTPMIQTDTNVHLFMHEEGQRQLLKYEDGVYRLSKSDVTFSQSALLEKIEATPADFSNNVVTRPLTEEWLFNTVAFIGGPSEIKYWAELQTVFHEMDIEMPIVLPRLRFTYVTPKIEKLLASYDLDLADIIANGTETARQRFVRAQASDEVLAEMQQMLDQQHAFYERLQAQLNDSEDQRKLLKKNHQIQTHQYEYLQSRYLKNIERENEISMRHFHLLSQTLHPMGGLQERIWNPLQLLNEFGMGMYTSSTFPPLRYTFEQYVIKT comes from the coding sequence ATGGATTGTTTAAATATTACAGTCAATGAGTCGGATCAATTTATTAACCGTTTAAAACAACAAGATGAAAATATATTGCAATTTTTTGATTATGATCCGGTAAAAGAGGAAAGTTATGCACGCCGTATGCAACAACCTAACAATGGTCGAGAACATGAAATGGCGAAAGTTGTGCGCGCGTATATGGCGGATTTAAACCTTTCTGAAGCCCAACAACGTGCACTCGATGCTTTAGAAAATGGCGCAAAAGTCGTCGTAGGAGGTCAACAAGCGGGGTTATTTACCGGCCCACTTTATACTTTCCATAAAATTATTTCCATCATCGTTAAGGCCAATGAATTGGAATCTACATATGAGACGCCGGTCGTTCCAGTCTTTTGGATTGCAGGTGAGGACCACGACTTTGATGAAGTCAATCATACGTATGTGATGCAACAACGAACAGGGACATTGAAAAAAGTGAAATATCATACGATGACACCACCAGAATCCAATGTGTCACGTTATGCCCCTGATAAACCGGCATTGAAACAAGCATTGACTGATTATTTTGCAGCATTACCTGAAACACCGCATTCGAAAGCATTGTATCAACAAATTGCTCATTTTATCGATCAAGCAGACAATTGGACATCGTTATTCAAACAAATTGTGCATGAATGTTTTAGTCAATCAGGCCTATTATTAATTGATGCCCAATTTGAACCGTTACGTAAGCTAGAAGTGCCGTTGTTCAAACAAATCATTCAACATCATGAGCAGATTGACAACGCTTTTCGAACGCAACAACATCATACGGGCGCTGCTGGATTAACACCGATGATTCAAACCGATACGAATGTCCACTTATTTATGCATGAAGAGGGGCAACGTCAGTTATTAAAGTATGAAGATGGTGTCTATCGTTTAAGTAAATCGGATGTCACGTTCAGTCAATCAGCGTTATTAGAAAAAATTGAAGCGACACCAGCAGATTTTTCTAACAATGTGGTCACGCGTCCGCTTACCGAAGAATGGTTGTTTAACACTGTCGCATTTATCGGTGGACCGAGTGAAATTAAATACTGGGCGGAGTTGCAAACAGTCTTTCATGAAATGGACATTGAAATGCCGATTGTATTGCCACGCTTACGTTTCACATATGTGACACCTAAAATTGAAAAATTGTTAGCGTCCTACGATCTTGATTTGGCAGATATCATTGCGAATGGGACGGAAACAGCCCGCCAACGTTTTGTACGTGCACAAGCATCTGATGAGGTACTTGCGGAAATGCAACAAATGCTCGACCAGCAACATGCCTTTTATGAGCGTTTGCAAGCACAGTTGAATGATTCGGAAGACCAGCGCAAGTTACTGAAAAAGAATCATCAAATTCAAACCCATCAATATGAATATCTACAGTCACGTTATCTTAAAAATATTGAGCGTGAAAATGAAATTAGTATGCGACACTTCCATTTATTGTCACAAACATTGCATCCAATGGGAGGATTGCAAGAACGTATCTGGAATCCGCTCCAGTTATTGAATGAATTTGGGATGGGGATGTACACGTCCTCCACTTTCCCTCCACTTCGTTACACTTTTGAACAATATGTCATTAAAACGTGA
- a CDS encoding penicillin-binding protein — protein sequence MAKRKIKIKKNKLGAVLLMGVFGLLFFLLVLRYGYVMLTGHSSGEDLIAKANGKYLSHLDEDAERGKIYDRNGKVLAEDVDRFRLAAVIDPQASKDSDKPRHVVDKKKTAKVLAKIIDMPEKDIEKRLNTKKAFQVEFGRSGQNLTYQDKEKIEKANLPGITLYPEVKRFYPNGKFASHLIGIAQKDPDTGKLKGALGVEKIFDSYLTGKAGHTSFTKDIWGYIIPNSKNEVAPQRGDDVHLTIDSNIQVFVEEALDKMVEHYEPKDIFAVVMDAKTGEILAYSQRPTFNPDTGEDFGKKWANDLYQNTYEPGSTFKSFGLAAAIQEGEFKPDRKYQSGYRDIQGSRIYDWNKKGWGEIDMSLGFTYSSNTLMMRLQDLVGADKMKSWYEKFGFGKSTGSLFDGEQSGNIAWENELMQKTSAFGQSTTVTPAQMLQAQSAFFNQGEMLRPYFVQSIVNPVTKNTYYEGQREVTGKPIKNDTAKKVNKQLDEVVNSEDSHAKNYRVDGYRIGGKTGTAQVADPENGGYVKGPNPYFVSFMGHAPSKNPRVVVYAGMSLAQKNDQEAYEMGVSKAFNPIMKNTLQYLNVGDNEVDDSKTKISNVPDVENRNVQRAEDEIKGKKLNPIVIGNGKKVVSQSPSSNGQLLPNSNVLLLTEGDLTMPDMTGWTRDDIVAFQSLTDIKIDVKGSGFVKSQSKPPQSAIDKNTKLEVTLDSQKTE from the coding sequence ATGGCGAAACGAAAAATTAAAATTAAAAAAAATAAGCTAGGAGCAGTCCTCCTGATGGGTGTTTTCGGGCTGCTCTTTTTTCTTTTGGTTTTAAGATATGGCTATGTGATGTTGACAGGACATTCGTCAGGGGAAGACTTGATCGCCAAAGCAAATGGAAAATACTTATCTCATTTAGATGAAGATGCTGAACGAGGTAAGATTTATGACCGTAACGGCAAAGTTTTAGCAGAAGATGTGGACCGTTTCCGTTTGGCAGCAGTCATTGACCCACAAGCAAGTAAAGATTCGGACAAACCGCGTCATGTTGTGGATAAGAAAAAAACAGCTAAAGTTCTCGCTAAAATTATCGATATGCCTGAAAAGGACATCGAGAAGCGTCTCAACACGAAAAAGGCTTTCCAAGTCGAGTTCGGCCGCTCGGGTCAAAATCTGACTTATCAAGATAAAGAAAAAATTGAAAAAGCGAATTTACCTGGTATTACACTTTATCCAGAAGTGAAGCGTTTTTACCCGAATGGTAAGTTTGCTTCACACTTGATTGGCATAGCGCAAAAAGATCCCGATACCGGCAAGTTAAAAGGGGCTTTGGGCGTTGAAAAGATTTTCGATAGTTATCTTACAGGTAAAGCCGGCCACACGTCCTTTACGAAAGATATTTGGGGTTATATTATCCCGAATTCGAAAAATGAAGTCGCACCGCAACGTGGCGATGATGTGCATTTAACGATTGATTCTAACATTCAAGTCTTTGTGGAAGAAGCATTAGATAAAATGGTTGAGCATTATGAACCAAAAGACATCTTTGCCGTAGTCATGGATGCGAAAACTGGTGAAATTTTAGCTTATAGTCAACGTCCAACATTCAATCCAGATACAGGTGAAGATTTTGGTAAAAAATGGGCGAACGATTTATACCAAAACACGTATGAACCAGGTTCGACATTTAAAAGTTTTGGTTTAGCCGCTGCGATTCAAGAAGGCGAATTTAAACCAGACCGTAAATATCAATCGGGTTACAGAGATATTCAAGGGTCACGTATTTATGACTGGAATAAGAAAGGTTGGGGCGAAATTGATATGAGTCTCGGCTTTACGTATTCATCTAACACTTTGATGATGCGACTTCAAGATCTTGTCGGCGCAGACAAAATGAAATCTTGGTATGAAAAATTCGGCTTTGGCAAGTCAACGGGAAGTTTGTTTGATGGTGAACAATCCGGTAATATTGCCTGGGAAAATGAATTGATGCAAAAAACATCTGCGTTCGGTCAATCGACAACTGTCACGCCGGCACAAATGTTGCAAGCGCAATCGGCATTTTTCAATCAAGGCGAAATGTTACGCCCATACTTCGTCCAATCCATTGTGAATCCTGTGACTAAAAACACATATTATGAAGGTCAGCGCGAAGTTACGGGCAAACCGATTAAAAATGATACAGCGAAGAAAGTGAACAAACAATTGGATGAAGTGGTGAACAGTGAAGATAGCCATGCGAAAAACTATCGTGTCGACGGTTACCGTATTGGGGGTAAAACAGGTACCGCACAAGTGGCTGACCCTGAAAATGGCGGCTACGTGAAAGGACCTAACCCATACTTTGTAAGCTTTATGGGACATGCGCCAAGTAAAAATCCACGTGTGGTCGTCTATGCAGGGATGAGCCTAGCGCAAAAGAACGATCAAGAAGCATACGAAATGGGTGTCAGCAAAGCATTTAATCCGATTATGAAAAACACTTTACAATATTTAAATGTCGGCGATAATGAAGTAGATGACAGTAAAACGAAGATCAGCAATGTTCCAGATGTTGAAAATCGTAACGTCCAACGTGCTGAAGATGAGATTAAGGGTAAAAAGCTCAACCCAATTGTCATCGGTAACGGTAAAAAAGTTGTGAGTCAATCGCCGTCATCAAACGGTCAATTATTGCCAAATAGTAATGTCCTCTTGTTAACTGAAGGCGATCTAACAATGCCGGATATGACAGGATGGACAAGAGATGATATTGTGGCTTTCCAATCATTGACAGATATCAAAATTGATGTCAAAGGCAGTGGTTTTGTGAAGTCGCAATCAAAACCACCACAGTCAGCGATAGATAAAAACACGAAACTTGAAGTAACGTTAGATTCCCAAAAAACAGAATAA
- a CDS encoding TrkH family potassium uptake protein yields the protein MYSKRQPILFYLILFLSTTFIGSLLLYLPWTGQKPISFIDAMYVATSAFTVTGLTTVDITEQFNVLGHTVIMLLIQIGGMGIVAVSLLALMISQKKITFQNNQLFKLELNIDETINVVDFAKFIFIFTIVFEALGAMILATVFVPEYGWSKGMFISVFTSISALNNAGFSLFSDNLVSYASDPVVNLMIAILIIVGGIGYIVLFDLMTTRQLKRLHVHTKVTLFVTLILIVAGTLGFLILEHHHALKGMSFPQQILVSFFQSVSTRTAGFNTIDFSHLAPGTLMLTMILMFIGAGPISAAGGIKVTTFTLVLLYVITSLKGHRYTQVFHRSIDQKQTQKAVAITLTAMMFIIFIIFWFAVAQPNLQFEAIAFEVISAFGTVGLSTGISAEYDTFAKALIIITMIAGKIGVLTLLGVLHNRTRETFHYAKSHLYL from the coding sequence ATGTATAGTAAAAGACAACCTATCTTGTTTTATCTTATTTTATTTTTAAGCACTACTTTCATTGGTAGTCTTCTTCTTTACTTACCTTGGACCGGTCAGAAGCCGATTTCTTTTATCGATGCCATGTATGTAGCGACGAGTGCATTTACAGTGACCGGCCTGACAACCGTGGATATTACAGAACAGTTTAACGTATTAGGTCACACTGTCATCATGTTGCTCATTCAAATTGGCGGTATGGGGATAGTCGCCGTGTCTTTATTAGCACTGATGATTTCGCAAAAGAAAATCACTTTTCAAAACAATCAACTTTTCAAATTAGAACTTAACATCGACGAGACCATCAATGTCGTTGATTTCGCAAAATTTATTTTCATTTTTACCATTGTATTCGAAGCGCTAGGTGCCATGATACTCGCAACGGTATTCGTGCCTGAGTATGGATGGTCTAAAGGCATGTTCATTAGTGTCTTTACGTCTATTTCAGCACTGAATAATGCTGGATTTTCTTTATTCAGTGACAATTTAGTTTCTTATGCAAGTGATCCCGTAGTCAATTTGATGATTGCTATATTAATTATTGTAGGTGGGATAGGCTATATCGTGTTATTCGACCTGATGACCACACGCCAGTTAAAGCGCCTTCACGTTCATACGAAGGTCACATTGTTTGTCACATTGATTTTAATTGTTGCAGGGACACTCGGCTTTTTAATATTAGAACATCATCACGCATTAAAAGGGATGTCATTTCCGCAACAAATATTAGTTTCATTTTTCCAATCTGTCAGTACACGTACGGCCGGTTTTAACACGATAGACTTTTCACATCTTGCACCTGGCACACTCATGTTGACCATGATTTTAATGTTTATTGGTGCAGGACCGATTAGTGCAGCCGGCGGGATTAAAGTCACAACATTTACACTTGTACTATTATATGTGATTACCTCATTGAAAGGTCACCGCTATACGCAAGTCTTTCATCGTTCGATTGATCAAAAGCAAACACAAAAAGCAGTTGCGATTACATTAACAGCAATGATGTTCATCATCTTTATTATATTTTGGTTTGCAGTGGCGCAACCGAACTTACAATTTGAGGCCATCGCTTTCGAAGTCATTTCCGCATTTGGGACAGTGGGCTTATCCACAGGCATTTCTGCCGAATACGATACTTTTGCCAAAGCACTTATTATTATCACGATGATTGCCGGTAAAATAGGTGTTCTCACATTGCTAGGTGTTTTACACAATCGCACGAGAGAAACTTTCCATTACGCGAAAAGCCATTTATATTTATAA
- a CDS encoding beta-class phenol-soluble modulin, with the protein MTELIDAIKSTIEAGINHDWVTLGTSIAEIVANGINVISGFFG; encoded by the coding sequence ATGACAGAATTAATCGACGCAATTAAAAGCACAATCGAGGCAGGTATTAACCATGATTGGGTTACATTAGGTACAAGCATTGCTGAAATCGTGGCAAATGGTATTAATGTAATTAGCGGCTTCTTTGGTTAA
- the murD gene encoding UDP-N-acetylmuramoyl-L-alanine--D-glutamate ligase: MIHYTGLRGQKVLVIGMAKSGYEAAKLLHRLGAEVTVNDGNDLSNDAHAKDLEDLGINVVSGAHPLALLDEAPIIFKNPGIPYTVPIIHEAQKQGLKILTEVELSYLISEAPIIGITGTNGKTTVTSLIGDMFNKSRENGRLSGNIGFVASRVAQEVKADEYLVTELSSFQLLGIEHYRPHIAIITNLYSAHLDYHENLGNYQNAKKRIFENQTESDYLIFNDKQRHLIDTSKIRAKILYFSTQHRVDGIYVEKEYIVYNGVRLIHLDDIVLPGEHNLENILAAVMAAILAGVSMSAIVQSLSTFSGIVHRLQYIGNNKTNKYYNDSKATNTLATQFALSSFKQPIIWLCGGLDRGNGFDELIPYMNNVRVMVTFGETQDKFVKLGESQGKYVIRANDVTDAVTKVQDVIEPNDVVLLSPACASWDQYDTFEQRGERFIEAFRAHLPSH, from the coding sequence TTGATACATTATACAGGGCTTAGAGGTCAAAAAGTACTCGTTATCGGCATGGCGAAAAGTGGCTATGAAGCAGCAAAATTATTACATCGTTTAGGCGCTGAGGTGACGGTGAACGATGGCAATGATTTATCAAACGATGCTCACGCGAAAGATTTAGAAGACTTAGGTATTAATGTCGTTAGTGGTGCACATCCGCTTGCGTTATTAGATGAGGCACCGATTATTTTCAAAAACCCAGGCATTCCATACACAGTCCCTATTATTCATGAAGCACAAAAGCAAGGGCTAAAAATTTTAACAGAAGTAGAATTAAGTTATTTAATTTCTGAAGCACCGATTATAGGCATTACCGGTACAAATGGTAAAACGACAGTGACATCATTAATTGGTGACATGTTTAACAAAAGTCGCGAAAATGGGCGTTTATCAGGAAATATTGGTTTCGTCGCATCGAGAGTCGCACAAGAAGTAAAGGCAGATGAGTATTTGGTGACGGAATTGTCGTCGTTCCAATTGCTCGGTATTGAACATTATCGACCGCACATCGCAATCATTACGAACCTTTATTCAGCGCATTTAGATTACCATGAAAATCTTGGAAACTATCAAAATGCGAAAAAGCGTATTTTTGAAAATCAAACGGAAAGCGACTATTTAATTTTCAATGATAAACAAAGACATCTCATCGATACATCGAAAATTCGTGCTAAAATTTTATACTTTTCAACGCAACATCGTGTTGACGGTATTTATGTTGAAAAAGAGTATATTGTTTACAACGGTGTACGTCTCATTCATTTAGATGATATCGTCCTACCAGGTGAACACAATTTAGAAAACATTTTAGCAGCAGTCATGGCGGCGATTTTAGCAGGGGTGTCCATGAGTGCTATCGTCCAATCGTTGTCTACATTTTCAGGCATTGTACACCGTCTACAATACATCGGCAATAACAAAACGAATAAATACTACAATGATTCTAAAGCAACGAACACATTGGCGACACAATTTGCGTTAAGTTCATTCAAGCAACCTATCATTTGGTTATGTGGTGGTTTAGACCGTGGGAATGGTTTTGACGAACTGATTCCTTATATGAACAATGTGCGCGTAATGGTGACGTTTGGTGAAACACAAGATAAATTTGTGAAGCTAGGCGAGAGTCAAGGGAAGTATGTCATTCGAGCAAACGATGTGACAGATGCAGTGACTAAAGTCCAAGATGTCATCGAACCGAATGATGTCGTCTTATTATCGCCTGCTTGTGCAAGTTGGGATCAATACGATACCTTCGAACAACGTGGAGAACGTTTTATTGAAGCTTTCAGAGCACATTTGCCATCACATTAA